One genomic window of Clostridioides sp. ES-S-0054-01 includes the following:
- a CDS encoding arsenate reductase family protein has product MVKLYGYTKCSTVKKAKNWLKENDLEFEDIDMVQNPPSKEELESIYKISGYDIKKFFNTSGMKYRELGLKDVVKTESDDKLLEILVSDGMLIKRPLLFDGKNVLLGFKEDVWKSTLLKKD; this is encoded by the coding sequence ATGGTTAAATTATATGGATATACAAAATGCTCTACTGTTAAAAAAGCAAAAAATTGGCTTAAGGAAAATGACTTAGAATTTGAAGATATAGATATGGTTCAAAATCCTCCTAGTAAAGAGGAATTGGAATCAATTTATAAGATTAGTGGATACGACATAAAGAAATTTTTTAATACAAGTGGTATGAAATATAGAGAATTAGGTCTTAAAGATGTTGTAAAAACTGAATCTGATGATAAACTTTTAGAAATATTGGTAAGTGATGGTATGCTTATTAAAAGACCATTACTTTTTGATGGTAAAAATGTGTTGCTAGGTTTTAAAGAAGATGTATGGAAAAGTACTTTGCTAAAAAAAGATTAG
- a CDS encoding argininosuccinate synthase, whose product MKEKVVLAYSGGLDTSIIIPWLKENYEDIDVIAVCGNVGQEDKMEDVYEKALQSGASKAYVDDISEEFVTETIFKAVKAEAKYEGKYLLGTSLARPIIAKKLVEVAHKEGAKYICHGCTGKGNDQVRFEATIAALDPTIKVIAPWRMWDIKSREDAIDYAEKHNIKVTATKTKIYSVDANLWHVSTEGGDIEHLENEHKKDVYKQCVDPEDACDVAEYVEVYFEKGVPKKINGEELSPVALIHKLNELGCKHGIGVIDIVENRLVGMKSRGIYETPGGTILYEAHNILESATLDKDTLHFKQMVSYKYGELIYNGLWYCKLRESIDAFMEQTQDNVTGTVKVKLYKGNIKPAGIFTENALYDEGISSFGNSELYDHKDAEGFINLFTLPLKIRAMKAGK is encoded by the coding sequence ATGAAGGAAAAAGTAGTATTAGCATATTCAGGAGGACTTGATACATCAATCATAATACCTTGGTTAAAGGAAAATTATGAAGATATAGATGTTATAGCTGTTTGTGGAAATGTAGGTCAAGAGGATAAAATGGAAGATGTTTATGAAAAAGCTTTACAAAGTGGAGCTTCAAAGGCATATGTGGATGATATAAGTGAAGAATTTGTAACTGAAACTATATTTAAAGCTGTAAAAGCAGAAGCTAAATATGAAGGAAAATATTTATTAGGAACTTCTTTAGCAAGACCTATAATAGCTAAAAAATTAGTTGAAGTTGCTCATAAAGAAGGTGCAAAATATATATGTCATGGATGTACAGGAAAAGGTAATGACCAAGTTAGATTTGAAGCTACAATTGCAGCTCTTGACCCAACTATAAAAGTTATTGCACCTTGGAGAATGTGGGATATAAAATCAAGAGAAGATGCTATAGACTATGCTGAAAAACACAATATAAAGGTAACAGCAACTAAAACTAAAATATATTCAGTAGATGCTAACCTTTGGCATGTATCAACAGAAGGTGGGGATATAGAACACCTAGAAAATGAACATAAAAAAGATGTTTACAAACAATGTGTAGACCCAGAAGATGCATGTGATGTAGCTGAATATGTAGAGGTTTACTTTGAAAAAGGTGTTCCTAAAAAGATAAATGGTGAAGAATTATCTCCAGTTGCATTGATTCATAAATTAAATGAGTTGGGTTGTAAACATGGGATTGGTGTTATAGATATAGTTGAGAATAGACTTGTTGGTATGAAATCAAGAGGTATATATGAAACTCCAGGAGGAACAATTCTTTATGAAGCACATAATATTTTAGAAAGTGCTACTTTGGACAAAGATACATTACATTTCAAACAAATGGTGTCTTATAAATATGGAGAACTTATTTACAATGGATTATGGTACTGTAAATTAAGAGAGTCTATAGATGCATTTATGGAGCAAACTCAAGATAATGTTACAGGAACAGTAAAAGTTAAACTTTACAAAGGAAATATAAAACCTGCTGGAATATTTACTGAAAATGCTCTTTATGATGAGGGAATATCTTCTTTTGGAAATAGTGAACTTTATGACCACAAAGATGCAGAAGGATTTATTAATTTATTTACTTTACCATTAAAAATCAGAGCTATGAAAGCAGGAAAATAA
- the larE gene encoding ATP-dependent sacrificial sulfur transferase LarE: protein MKEKEKLDKLKEKLLELGSVVVAYSGGVDSNFLLKVAKDTLGENVIAVTIHAMMHSSREIEEAKQYTQNFGVKHIILNIENFDLKEFKENGVDRCYHCKKYIFSKIKEVAKEHNIKYIVDGTNIDDLGDYRPGLKALSELGVISPLKESSLTKDEIRSLSKILGLKTFNKPSFACLASRIPYGVEITDENLRIVEKSEEYLSDLGFSQFRVRMHGDIARIEVGQEELGKFFENNNFNKVDTKLKIFGFKYVTLDMSGYKMGSMNLNV, encoded by the coding sequence GTGAAGGAAAAAGAAAAATTAGATAAATTAAAAGAAAAATTACTTGAGTTAGGTAGTGTTGTAGTCGCTTATTCTGGAGGAGTAGATAGTAATTTTTTACTTAAGGTGGCAAAAGATACATTAGGTGAAAATGTTATAGCTGTAACTATTCATGCAATGATGCATTCGAGTAGAGAAATTGAAGAAGCTAAACAATATACTCAAAATTTTGGTGTTAAACATATCATATTAAACATAGAAAACTTTGACTTAAAAGAATTTAAAGAAAATGGTGTTGATAGATGTTACCATTGTAAAAAATATATATTCTCTAAAATAAAAGAGGTAGCAAAAGAACATAATATAAAGTACATAGTAGATGGGACAAATATAGATGATTTAGGAGACTATAGACCTGGGCTTAAAGCACTGAGTGAACTAGGAGTAATTAGTCCATTAAAAGAAAGTAGTTTGACAAAAGATGAAATTAGGTCACTTTCAAAAATCTTGGGATTAAAGACTTTTAATAAACCATCATTTGCATGCCTTGCAAGTAGAATTCCTTATGGAGTTGAAATAACAGATGAAAATCTAAGAATAGTAGAAAAGAGTGAAGAATATTTATCCGATTTAGGTTTTTCTCAATTTAGAGTGAGAATGCATGGAGATATAGCCAGAATAGAAGTTGGACAAGAAGAATTAGGTAAGTTTTTTGAAAATAACAATTTTAATAAAGTTGACACTAAATTAAAAATATTTGGCTTTAAATATGTTACACTAGATATGTCAGGATATAAAATGGGAAGTATGAATCTAAATGTGTAG
- a CDS encoding amino acid ABC transporter substrate-binding protein, with protein sequence MKNILKKLGIFTIMLGLLGGIVGCSKPDTEKDKDVSKESKKEVIVGFDNTFVPMGFLDEKGDTVGFDVDLAKETFKRLGMEVKFQPIDWSMKETELNDSKTVDVLWNGYSITDERKKIVSYTEPYLQNKQIIVTLSDSKVNSKADLKDKEVGTQQGSTALDAVEKDKDFMNNLKGGAPVLYDTYDKALRDLEIGRTSAVVGDEVLIRYYMGQKGEDKYKVLKDDFGLEDYVVATSKENPELCEKINETLKEMKKDGTFEKIYDKWFK encoded by the coding sequence ATGAAAAATATATTAAAAAAATTAGGAATATTTACAATTATGTTAGGTTTATTAGGTGGAATAGTAGGTTGTTCAAAACCAGATACTGAAAAGGATAAGGATGTTTCAAAAGAATCTAAGAAAGAAGTAATTGTAGGATTTGATAATACATTTGTACCAATGGGATTTTTGGATGAAAAGGGAGATACAGTAGGATTTGATGTAGATTTAGCTAAAGAAACATTTAAAAGACTTGGAATGGAAGTTAAGTTCCAGCCTATAGATTGGTCAATGAAGGAAACTGAACTAAATGATTCAAAAACTGTAGATGTATTATGGAATGGATATTCTATAACTGATGAAAGAAAGAAAATAGTATCATATACAGAGCCATATTTACAAAATAAGCAGATAATAGTTACTCTAAGTGATTCAAAAGTAAATTCAAAAGCTGATTTAAAAGATAAAGAAGTTGGGACTCAACAGGGTTCAACAGCACTTGATGCAGTGGAAAAGGATAAAGATTTTATGAATAACTTAAAAGGTGGAGCACCAGTTCTTTATGATACTTATGATAAAGCACTTAGAGATTTAGAGATAGGTAGAACTAGTGCAGTTGTTGGTGATGAAGTTTTAATTAGATACTATATGGGACAAAAGGGTGAAGATAAATATAAAGTATTAAAAGATGATTTTGGATTAGAAGATTATGTTGTAGCAACTTCTAAAGAAAATCCAGAACTTTGTGAGAAAATAAATGAAACATTAAAAGAAATGAAAAAAGATGGAACTTTTGAAAAAATTTATGATAAGTGGTTTAAATAA
- a CDS encoding amino acid ABC transporter ATP-binding protein translates to MLKIKNLNKSFKKNKVLKDISFELEKGQIGVLLGKSGAGKTTILRCINGLEEFDSGEIIIDNEVIKNKKDMTKIRGKIGMVFQNFNLFPHMTVLENIIESPVNVFKVPRKEAEERARELLRLVDLEDKLNSYPFELSGGQQQRVAIARSCALMPKVLCFDEPTSALDIDTIQRVVNIMNRLKDKGMTILIITHDVVFSNNVADKIISIKDGIVENVQIKEKIV, encoded by the coding sequence ATGTTGAAAATCAAAAACTTAAATAAATCATTTAAAAAAAATAAAGTACTTAAAGATATTTCTTTTGAATTAGAAAAAGGTCAGATTGGAGTTTTACTTGGCAAGTCTGGTGCAGGAAAGACCACAATATTGAGATGCATAAATGGTCTTGAAGAATTTGATAGTGGAGAGATTATAATAGATAATGAGGTAATAAAAAATAAGAAAGATATGACAAAAATACGAGGGAAAATAGGTATGGTTTTTCAAAACTTTAATTTGTTTCCTCATATGACGGTACTTGAAAATATAATTGAATCTCCAGTTAATGTTTTTAAAGTTCCTAGAAAAGAGGCTGAAGAGAGGGCTAGAGAACTTTTAAGATTAGTTGATTTAGAAGATAAACTAAATTCCTATCCATTTGAATTGTCAGGAGGACAGCAACAGAGAGTTGCAATAGCTAGGTCATGTGCATTAATGCCAAAAGTTCTTTGTTTTGATGAACCTACGTCTGCACTTGATATTGATACTATTCAAAGAGTAGTCAATATAATGAATAGACTTAAAGATAAAGGTATGACTATACTAATAATTACACATGATGTTGTCTTCTCAAATAATGTTGCAGATAAAATTATAAGTATAAAAGATGGTATAGTAGAAAATGTTCAAATAAAAGAAAAAATTGTTTAG
- a CDS encoding DUF4872 domain-containing protein: MRKIIEIKHHSHDYECMWNGIEDLYINKTDECLPNDFFFLLSSFGSFCYMKTNKAELKRMVALGDGRTKKMYEFLAPIVGFEYKHYEFKKYEQALKKAKIEIDNGCPVILGALDMYYLPYYKKLYHKEHIPFHYVLMVGYDDERIYLYDCGRTELLDISYDELRESMNCSYPGLSKENTICTVRMNTSKNKYRIAQEAISIKRDMFLNPSKGFLGYKGFEKFIKELPQWKTELQKDDYDKILANMVMFFGTVPTIPNAIKGIKEPDTVQFKGGFDKMSRMLNSIGEEYKNDSFIQVAQIFDKGAVIIEKISNIIIDYLTQKCDDTEQLPLLFSEVLKHMKTGYLMLDI; this comes from the coding sequence ATGAGAAAAATAATTGAAATTAAACATCATTCACATGATTATGAATGTATGTGGAATGGTATAGAAGATTTATATATAAATAAAACAGATGAATGTCTTCCAAACGATTTTTTCTTTTTACTATCAAGTTTTGGTTCGTTTTGTTATATGAAAACAAATAAAGCAGAGTTAAAAAGAATGGTAGCTTTGGGAGATGGAAGGACAAAAAAGATGTATGAATTTTTAGCTCCAATTGTGGGTTTTGAATACAAACATTATGAGTTTAAAAAATATGAGCAAGCATTAAAGAAAGCAAAAATTGAAATTGATAATGGGTGTCCAGTTATTTTAGGAGCTTTAGATATGTATTACCTACCATATTATAAAAAGTTATATCATAAAGAACACATTCCTTTTCATTATGTGTTAATGGTGGGATATGATGATGAAAGAATATATTTGTATGACTGTGGAAGAACAGAACTATTAGATATTTCTTATGATGAATTACGTGAAAGTATGAATTGTAGTTATCCTGGATTGAGCAAAGAAAATACTATTTGTACAGTAAGAATGAATACTTCAAAGAATAAATATAGGATTGCTCAAGAAGCTATTTCCATAAAGCGTGATATGTTTTTAAACCCATCTAAAGGATTTTTGGGATATAAAGGTTTTGAAAAGTTTATTAAAGAGTTGCCACAGTGGAAAACTGAATTGCAGAAAGATGATTATGATAAAATTTTAGCTAATATGGTTATGTTTTTTGGGACAGTACCAACAATTCCAAATGCAATCAAAGGAATTAAAGAACCAGATACTGTTCAATTTAAAGGTGGATTTGATAAAATGAGTAGAATGCTTAACAGTATTGGTGAGGAATATAAAAACGACTCTTTTATACAAGTAGCTCAGATTTTTGATAAAGGTGCTGTTATAATTGAGAAAATATCCAATATTATAATAGATTATTTAACTCAAAAATGTGATGATACAGAGC
- the truA gene encoding tRNA pseudouridine(38-40) synthase TruA — protein MRNIKMIVAYDGSRYKGYQKLGDNNMTIQEKLETVLSKMTNETVEIIGSGRTDMGAHARGQVINFRTNCMDSVDKIQKYLYEYLPEDIVVKAVEEVDERFHSRYNVKSKTYMYRIDNNKYHNPFIRRYATHVSKKLDLDRMRKASEYLIGEHDFTSFASSKSKKKSNVREIYSINIKEDDNIVEIYIEGNGFLYNMVRIIVGALMDVGLKRIAPQDIKYMLESKDRSQSSDTAPAKGLCLWKVRY, from the coding sequence ATGAGAAACATAAAAATGATAGTAGCATATGATGGCTCAAGATATAAAGGATATCAAAAACTAGGTGATAATAATATGACGATACAAGAAAAACTTGAAACAGTCTTAAGTAAAATGACTAATGAAACAGTTGAGATAATTGGTTCTGGTAGAACTGATATGGGAGCTCATGCGAGAGGACAAGTGATAAATTTTAGAACTAATTGTATGGATTCAGTGGACAAAATTCAAAAATACTTATATGAATATTTACCAGAAGATATAGTTGTAAAAGCTGTTGAAGAAGTTGATGAAAGATTTCACTCAAGATACAATGTAAAATCAAAGACTTATATGTATAGAATTGACAATAATAAATATCACAATCCTTTTATAAGAAGATATGCTACTCATGTAAGTAAAAAATTAGATTTAGATAGGATGAGAAAAGCAAGTGAATATTTAATAGGAGAACATGATTTTACTAGTTTTGCTTCTTCTAAATCTAAGAAAAAATCAAATGTAAGAGAAATTTATTCAATAAATATAAAAGAAGACGATAATATTGTAGAAATATATATAGAAGGAAATGGATTTTTGTATAACATGGTAAGAATAATAGTAGGTGCTTTGATGGATGTTGGACTAAAAAGAATAGCTCCACAAGATATTAAGTATATGCTTGAATCTAAGGATAGAAGTCAGTCATCAGATACTGCACCAGCTAAAGGGCTATGTCTTTGGAAAGTAAGATATTAG
- a CDS encoding class I SAM-dependent RNA methyltransferase — protein MKNYTLISPCFFGMEKMLAREITNLGYEIIKTEDGRITYKTDEFGIAKSNMWLRCAERVHLKIAEFEAKSFDELFENTKRINWSRYIPYGAQFPISKASSIKSKLYSTPDVQAIVKKAIVESLKKSYLEDGLLKEDKEKYPVFVFIHKDKVTISIDTTGDALHKRGYREKANKAPIRETLAAGLIYLTPWKAGRVLVDPMCGSGTILIEAAMIGINMAPGLNREFISEKWRTLDKKIWWDVRKDAFNKIDNESKFKIYGYDIDSECIDIARENAEIAGVDEYIEFNVGDATQFKSEDEFGFIITNPPYGERLEDKDSVKQLYKELGYAFRKLKNWSYYLITSYEDFEYEFGQKADKKRKLYNGMLKTNFFQYPGPKPPRNNK, from the coding sequence ATGAAAAATTATACATTAATATCGCCATGTTTTTTTGGGATGGAAAAAATGCTGGCTAGAGAGATTACTAATTTAGGATATGAAATAATAAAAACAGAAGATGGAAGAATAACATATAAAACTGATGAGTTTGGAATAGCAAAATCAAATATGTGGTTAAGATGTGCTGAAAGAGTACATCTTAAAATTGCTGAATTTGAGGCAAAAAGCTTTGATGAGTTATTTGAAAATACAAAAAGAATAAACTGGTCTAGATATATACCTTATGGAGCTCAATTTCCTATATCTAAAGCTTCTTCTATTAAATCAAAATTATACAGTACGCCAGATGTACAAGCTATAGTAAAAAAGGCTATAGTAGAAAGCTTAAAGAAAAGCTATTTGGAAGATGGTTTGCTTAAGGAAGATAAGGAGAAGTACCCTGTCTTTGTATTTATACACAAAGATAAAGTAACTATTTCTATAGACACAACAGGAGATGCTTTGCATAAGAGAGGATATAGAGAAAAAGCAAATAAAGCCCCAATAAGAGAGACTTTAGCTGCTGGACTTATTTATTTAACTCCGTGGAAAGCAGGTAGAGTTTTAGTGGACCCAATGTGTGGTTCTGGAACTATATTGATTGAAGCAGCTATGATTGGTATAAATATGGCACCTGGTTTAAATAGAGAATTTATATCAGAAAAATGGAGAACTCTCGATAAAAAAATCTGGTGGGATGTAAGAAAAGATGCCTTTAATAAGATAGATAATGAATCTAAATTTAAGATTTATGGATATGATATAGATTCAGAATGTATAGATATAGCTCGAGAAAATGCTGAAATAGCAGGTGTAGATGAATATATAGAATTTAATGTAGGAGATGCAACTCAATTTAAAAGTGAAGATGAGTTTGGATTTATAATCACTAATCCTCCTTATGGAGAAAGGTTAGAAGATAAAGATAGCGTTAAACAATTGTATAAGGAGCTTGGTTATGCATTTAGAAAATTAAAAAATTGGTCATATTATTTGATAACATCTTATGAAGATTTTGAATATGAGTTTGGGCAAAAGGCAGATAAAAAAAGAAAATTGTATAATGGTATGTTAAAAACTAACTTTTTCCAATATCCAGGTCCTAAGCCTCCTAGAAATAATAAATAA
- a CDS encoding response regulator transcription factor, whose protein sequence is MKEKILILEDEIGIRSFVSINLKREGYEIVEAGTGREAIEKMTTESDITIALLDVMLPDISGIEVCKFIRENFDQVGIIMLTAKAQEDDKIEGFISGADDYIIKPFSIKELLVRVSALIRRVAKDDSSVKSSEIVSPPFILDIDKRKLFKNGKEIELTPTEFSIVKYLISNAKQSLSRDQILDEVWGTNYLYDFKIVDVNIRRIRNKIEDDPSKPKYIQTIWGYGYCFRKEE, encoded by the coding sequence ATGAAGGAAAAGATACTTATACTAGAAGATGAAATTGGGATTAGAAGTTTTGTCAGTATAAACTTAAAAAGAGAAGGTTACGAGATAGTTGAGGCAGGTACTGGGAGAGAAGCTATAGAAAAAATGACAACAGAAAGTGATATTACAATAGCTCTTTTAGATGTGATGCTTCCAGATATAAGTGGAATAGAAGTATGTAAATTTATAAGGGAGAATTTTGACCAAGTAGGTATAATAATGCTTACTGCTAAAGCTCAAGAGGATGATAAAATAGAAGGATTTATTTCAGGCGCAGACGATTATATTATAAAACCATTTAGTATAAAGGAACTTTTAGTTAGAGTTTCTGCTCTTATTAGAAGAGTAGCAAAGGATGATTCAAGTGTTAAGTCAAGTGAAATAGTATCTCCACCATTTATACTTGATATAGACAAAAGAAAATTATTTAAAAATGGAAAGGAAATTGAACTTACACCAACCGAATTTTCAATAGTGAAATATCTGATATCAAATGCTAAGCAGTCGTTAAGTAGAGACCAGATATTAGACGAAGTGTGGGGAACTAACTATTTATATGATTTTAAAATAGTCGATGTAAATATAAGAAGGATAAGAAATAAAATAGAAGATGACCCATCAAAACCAAAATATATACAAACTATTTGGGGTTATGGATACTGTTTTAGAAAGGAAGAGTAA
- a CDS encoding HAMP domain-containing histidine kinase → MLHFEGLRKKVIKNYFIIIIIMVTLFEGVFMFYIQNYYYDSVKQLLESEIKYTDEYNAITMETTSFEKKVKNIFDKQPLTKNSEFGISIIDKDKNIILDQYGFKSKEKANYEDVNNALKDIKTKNLTPYTYRIQDTGEHVMSISLPLKVNNIIEGVVRYTVSLDAIDNAILKQATWLILVGIFILIIAILISLKFAETLIKPLRELKKFANELAVGNYNIKLEKMKIVDDEIGDLAQTFEHMAHEIDKSEKLKEEFISSVSHELRTPLTSIKGWSETLGYESITREELDLGLGIIQDETERLIKLVEELLDFSRLSSDRIKLHVDIVDVEGLVVGVVNQLKVKAAEKDISLLFEFENEFIENIQGDKNRLRQVLINLIQNSFKFTSQGGYIKVVASQDEEITTISVEDNGSGIEKQNLNKVLDKFFQEDYNKAGSGLGLAISNEIVKLHGGRMKIESEKNVGTKITFNIKNKFAKQA, encoded by the coding sequence GTGTTACATTTTGAAGGTCTGCGAAAAAAAGTAATAAAAAACTATTTTATAATAATTATTATAATGGTTACTCTGTTTGAAGGAGTGTTTATGTTTTATATACAAAACTATTATTATGATTCTGTCAAACAACTACTTGAATCTGAAATAAAATATACTGATGAATATAATGCTATTACAATGGAAACTACAAGTTTTGAGAAAAAAGTAAAAAATATATTTGATAAACAACCCTTAACTAAGAATTCAGAATTTGGAATTTCAATAATAGATAAGGATAAAAATATTATATTAGACCAATATGGTTTTAAAAGTAAAGAAAAAGCAAATTATGAAGACGTTAACAATGCACTAAAAGATATAAAAACCAAAAATTTAACACCATATACCTATAGAATACAAGATACAGGAGAGCATGTTATGAGTATCTCCTTACCACTTAAGGTAAATAATATAATAGAAGGTGTTGTTAGATATACAGTTTCATTAGATGCTATTGATAATGCAATATTAAAGCAAGCTACATGGCTTATATTAGTGGGAATATTTATACTTATTATAGCAATACTAATAAGTCTTAAATTTGCTGAGACTCTTATAAAACCATTACGAGAGTTAAAGAAATTTGCAAATGAGTTGGCTGTAGGAAATTACAATATAAAATTAGAAAAAATGAAAATTGTAGATGATGAAATTGGTGATTTAGCACAGACATTTGAACATATGGCACATGAGATTGATAAGAGTGAAAAATTAAAAGAAGAATTTATATCCTCTGTATCTCATGAACTAAGGACTCCTCTTACATCCATAAAGGGGTGGAGTGAAACTTTAGGTTATGAAAGTATAACAAGAGAAGAGTTAGACTTAGGTCTAGGTATCATACAAGATGAAACGGAAAGACTTATAAAACTAGTTGAAGAGTTGTTGGACTTTTCAAGACTTTCTTCAGATAGGATAAAGCTTCATGTTGATATAGTTGATGTTGAAGGCTTGGTTGTAGGTGTTGTAAATCAACTTAAAGTTAAAGCAGCCGAAAAGGATATATCACTGTTATTTGAATTTGAAAATGAGTTTATAGAAAATATTCAAGGAGATAAGAACCGATTAAGACAAGTTCTTATAAATTTAATACAAAATTCATTTAAATTTACCAGTCAAGGTGGTTACATAAAAGTTGTAGCTTCTCAGGATGAAGAGATAACGACCATATCAGTTGAGGATAATGGTTCAGGTATAGAAAAGCAAAATCTAAATAAAGTGTTAGATAAATTTTTCCAAGAAGATTATAATAAGGCTGGTAGTGGATTAGGATTAGCAATCAGTAATGAAATTGTAAAACTTCATGGTGGAAGAATGAAAATAGAAAGTGAAAAAAATGTAGGAACAAAAATAACTTTTAATATAAAAAATAAGTTTGCTAAACAAGCATAA
- a CDS encoding amino acid ABC transporter permease, with protein sequence MLQGLEIVIAMFCITLIVSIPLGIGVAFLRLSKNKLISGITQCYILIMRGTPLLLQMIVIFYGLPLLGIVFDRFTAGIVAFFLNYAAYFAEIFRGGIQSIDRGQYEASKVLGFDKFTMYKRIIFPQVFKRILAPISNEVITLVKDTSLVYILGLNDILRISQIAMNREASLLPLFEAGAIYLVFVAILTKGFELLEKKYSYYR encoded by the coding sequence ATGTTACAAGGTTTAGAGATAGTTATAGCAATGTTTTGTATAACATTGATAGTATCAATTCCATTGGGGATTGGAGTTGCATTTTTAAGGTTATCAAAAAACAAATTAATAAGCGGTATTACACAATGTTATATATTGATAATGAGAGGTACACCTTTACTTTTACAAATGATAGTCATATTTTATGGATTACCTCTTTTAGGAATTGTATTTGACAGATTTACAGCTGGAATAGTAGCTTTCTTCTTAAATTATGCAGCATATTTTGCAGAAATATTTAGAGGTGGAATACAGTCAATAGATAGAGGACAATATGAAGCTTCAAAAGTACTAGGATTTGATAAATTTACTATGTATAAGAGAATAATCTTTCCACAAGTTTTTAAAAGAATATTAGCACCTATTTCAAATGAAGTAATCACATTAGTGAAAGACACATCTTTAGTATATATATTAGGATTAAATGATATTTTAAGAATATCTCAAATAGCAATGAACAGAGAAGCAAGTCTGTTACCATTATTTGAGGCAGGAGCAATATATCTTGTATTTGTAGCTATACTTACTAAGGGATTTGAATTACTTGAAAAAAAATATTCTTATTACAGATAA